Proteins from a single region of Antechinus flavipes isolate AdamAnt ecotype Samford, QLD, Australia chromosome 2, AdamAnt_v2, whole genome shotgun sequence:
- the LOC127552356 gene encoding peptidyl-prolyl cis-trans isomerase-like 4, which produces MAVLLETTLGDIVIDLYTEERPRACLNFLKLCKIKYYNYCLIHNVQRDFIIQTGDPMGTGRGGESVFVQLYGDQARFFEAEKMPRIKHKKKGTVSMVNNGSDQHGSQFLITTGENLDYLDGVHTVFGEVTEGMDVIKKINETFVDKDFVPYQDIRINHTVILDDPFDDPAGLSIPDQSPEPTKEQLDSGRIGADEEIDDFKGRLAEEIEEIMAEKEAKTQAILLEMVGDLPDADIKPPENVLFVCKLNPVTTDEDLEIIFSRFGPIKSCEVIRDWKTGESLCYAFIEFEKEEDCEKAFFKMDNVLIDDRRIHVDFSQSVAKVKWRGKGGKYTKSDFKEYEKDQEKSKFALKDKAKPKQDAKYDLVLDEETEDSKSSHSHSSKKHKKKSCHCSEEDYSTVKNSKASSWKWHHRRHEEEYCKEKRKSEKRERPQSRSRSRSRSRSWDKDVYSGNSRSKHQTEHRERERDRKRDRSRSQRQRKI; this is translated from the coding sequence ATGGCGGTGTTGTTGGAGACCACTCTGGGCGACATTGTTATCGATCTGTACACTGAGGAGCGACCGCGGGCTTGCTTAAATTTTCTGAAGTTGTGCAAAATAAAGTActacaattattgtctcattcATAATGTACAGAGAGATTTTATTATACAAACTGGTGATCCTATGGGAACTGGCCGAGGAGGAGAATCAGTCTTTGTACAATTGTATGGTGATCAAGCAAGGTTTTTTGAAGCAGAAAAAATGCCAAGAATTAAGCATAAGAAAAAAGGCACAGTATCTATGGTGAATAATGGCAGTGATCAgcatggatctcagtttcttattACCACAGGAGAAAATCTAGATTATCTTGATGGTGTTCATACAGTATTTGGTGAAGTAACAGAAGGAATGGATgtaatcaagaaaattaatgaaaccTTTGTTGACAAAGACTTTGTACCTTATCAAGATATCAGGATAAATCATACAGTGATTTTAGATGATCCATTTGATGATCCAGCTGGCTTATCAATTCCTGATCAATCACCAGAGCCAACCAAGGAACAACTAGATAGTGGCCGAATAGgagcagatgaagaaattgatgatTTCAAAGGGAGattagctgaagaaattgaagaaataatggCTGAAAAGGAGGCAAAAACTCAGGCTATTCTTTTAGAAATGGTGGGAGATTTACCTGATGCAGATATCAAACCTCCAGAAAATGTCCTGTTTGTATGCAAATTGAATCCAGTGACCACAGATGAGGATCTAGAAATAATATTCTCAAGATTTGGACCCATAAAAAGTTGTGAAGTTATTCGTGACTGGAAGACAGGAGAATCCCTTTGTTATGCATTTATtgaatttgaaaaggaagaagattgTGAAAAAGCCTTTTTCAAAATGGATAATGTGCTTATAGATGACCGAAGAATACATGTCGATTTTAGCCAGTCTGTTGCAAAAGTTAAATGGAGAGGGAAAGGTGGGAAATATACCAAAAGTGACTTCAAGGAATATGAAAAGGACCAGGAAAAATCTAAATTTGCTCTCAAAGATAAAGCAAAACCCAAACAGGATGCAAAATATGATCTTGTGctggatgaagaaacagaagactCTAAATCAAGTCACTCACACTCAAGTAAAAAACATAAGAAGAAAAGTTGTCATTGTTCTGAAGAGGATTATTCCACAGTGAAAAATTCTAAGGCTTCCAGCTGGAAATGGCATCATAGGAGACATGAAGAAGAGTATTGTAAAGAGAAGCGGAAAAGTGAAAAAAGGGAACGGCCTCAGAGCCGCAGCCGCAGCCGCAGCCGCAGCCGCAGCTGGGATAAAGATGTCTACTCTGGCAACAGTAGATCTAAACACCAAACAGAACACCgtgaaagagaaagggatagaaagagagacagaagcagaagtcagagacaaagaaagatctAA